One genomic window of Piliocolobus tephrosceles isolate RC106 chromosome 19, ASM277652v3, whole genome shotgun sequence includes the following:
- the LOC113219766 gene encoding uncharacterized protein LOC113219766, translating to MGRVFGNATKSTSGHTFPRTPPPGSTPPLTHPSPPPQHFPHGFADRVLGIFWRQWVFTVPTGDCLRGCTAATAAAHQSAPHCEHAGQAHPECSGQVSENGSFAQETWAQIHGHIGPRAHQHLESQRQDPLTPRTSTHLTPVPAGWQNVEEPCQGTEPPAHPPAAPGPRHTRCQQSEPRGDGGDAGTTGQNMEPDVGLREAVPTRLAGFQEKGDDRLGWGFRWERGEGTAKGAEKTAGI from the coding sequence ATGGGGCGTGTGTTTGGCAATGCCACCAAATCTACAAGTGGACACACCTTCCCACGAACACCACCCCCGGGCTCTACGCCACCGCTCACACACCCCAGTCCTCCGCCCCAGCATTTTCCACACGGCTTTGCTGACAGAGTACTGGGAATATTCTGGAGGCAGTGGGTATTCACCGTCCCCACGGGTGACTGTCTCAGAGGGTGCACAGCGGCCACGGCTGCAGCTCATCAGAGCGCACCGCACTGTGAACACGCAGGGCAGGCTCACCCAGAATGCTCTGGACAGGTCAGTGAAAATGGGAGCTTCGCCCAGGAGACGTGGGCTCAGATCCACGGGCACATCGGTCCCAGGGCCCATCAACACCTTGAAAGCCAAAGGCAAGACCCGCTGACCCCGAGAACCTCCACACACCTCACGCCTGTGCCTGCGGGTTGGCAAAACGTGGAGGAGCCATGCCAGGGCACAGAGCCCCCAGCACACCCTCCAGCTGCCCCCGGGCCCCGCCACACACGGTGTCAGCAGTCAGAGCCTCGTGGAGATGGCGGCGACGCGGGGACAACTGGACAAAACATGGAGCCTGACGTGGGACTGCGTGAGGCAGTACCAACGAGGCTTGCTGGCTTTCAGGAGAAGGGGGATGACAGGCTGGGGTGGGGCTTCcggtgggagaggggtgagggcACGGCCAAGGGCGCAGAGAAAACGgctggcatctga